The region ATGTCAGCTCCCTTTAGCTCGGCAAAATCGCTGATACCTTCCAGCACATCCTCCTCCTCCAGCATCCTCACGCTTACTTTCCTGCTGTTCAGCTGTGCCTCCACCTCCCGCATAGCCTGGTTTATGGCACTGAGTTGGGGCTTATCAGCGAGCGTGTACACCTGCACCAGCGACAGCCTGGCTCCTGCCTGCCTGGCAAAATTGTGGATGCGCTGCAACACCTTAGGGTCCCGGTCGGTAAAATCGGTGGCAAAAACAAGGTGCTTTAACTTGCGGTAGCCCTTGCCTCCAGGCAAAACCATCACCGGCACCTCCAGCATGCCCATAATGGCGGCGGCGTGATCGCTCTCTGGAACATCGGCAACGGCTGAGGACAGCGCGTTCATCAGCACCATATCTACGGCATAGTCCTGCACCACGGCTTTTATACTTTGGTGTAGGCTGCCCGGGCGCACTACACAGTCAAAGCCCTTCAGGTTATCATCGTAGTGTTTTGCCAGGTGATGCTCTGCAAAGGTACGGAGCGCATGAATCGCCTTGCTCTGCTGCGTAAAGGTAAGGTCTGGCGTGCCCGAAGTATACAGCAGCACCAGCTCCACACCCAAAGCCCTGGCAAGCGAGCCGGCGTAGCGCACCAGGTTCTCGCTTTCCTCATTAAACTGAACGGGTACAAGTATATGCTTTATAGGTGTCGCCGTGGTCATAGTTTTGGTCCTTTATTTACTGTAAAATTAATTGTGATTAACTCTTAAGGCACTGAGGAAGATCAGTTCCCCCGGTGATTTTTGTCAGTTATGAGCTGTCTGCTTTGGCTTGGTGCAACAGCTTATTTCGGTGGTGTTATGGCTGGTATGGGTAATTTTCGGGCTCACGTATGGGATGCCTAGACTCAGGCCGCGAAGTATGAACAGCACCGCCATGGCCATGCCTGCGTAAGGCACCAAGCGGTTAAATGTGCCGCGCAGGCTCAAGCTGATGAACTTACCCGACAGCGACACGAGGAACATGAGCGGGAAAGTGCCCAACCCGAACAGCAGCATGTATAACATGGCACCCGGTACTCCCGGCGCACTGATGGCGCCTGCCAGGGCAATGTATACGAAGCCGCATGGCAGCAGCCCGTTCAGCAGGCCCACCATAAAAAGGGCACCCAGGTTGTCGCGCCCGAAAAAATGACCAAGCTTTTGCCGTACCCAGGTAACCGCCTTATCAGTACCCAGAAAGCTGCCGGCTTTGCCTTTGAGGGCGGCCGGGGCAACAATCAGGAAAAGTATGAGCAACCCTGACACGATGGAGACCACCTGCTGTAGCCCCGCCATTTGCAGCGATTGCCCGAAGGCACCTGCCAGTGCGCCCAGCAAAGAGTAGGTCACCAAGCGCCCCCCATTGTACAGGAGCCGGCCGGTGTAATAACGCCAGCCGCTGCTCCTGCCAAATGGTAAGGCCATGGCTATCGGGCCGCACATCCCGACGCAATGGAAACTGCCTAAAAGTCCGAATAAAAAACCAGCCCAGATCATGGCTATTTTATTTGTATGGTCTTTTCTGTGTAATATTCTTCGTTGTCCGCGCTAAAGCTCACACGCACCTTCCAGATGCCGCTCTCCATGTCGGCTACCTCCAGCAGCTGGCTTTGGTCACGGCCCAGCTGCAGCGGAATCTGCTTGTCGAGCTTATCGTCAGAGGGTCGGAACAGCGTAATCGTGCCGCTGGGGTTCATGCCCCTGTAGGTAGCCGGCAACTGCAGCAGCAGGGTTTGCTCCCTGGCATTGTACTCCACCATCACATCCCCCAGGGCCTGTGTGCGTTTTACCCTGTCGATCTGGTCCTGGAACTTGATCTCCTTCTCGTAGTAGTCTTTGCTTACAAGGTCCACATCCTGGTTCATGGCC is a window of Pontibacter kalidii DNA encoding:
- a CDS encoding universal stress protein; the protein is MTTATPIKHILVPVQFNEESENLVRYAGSLARALGVELVLLYTSGTPDLTFTQQSKAIHALRTFAEHHLAKHYDDNLKGFDCVVRPGSLHQSIKAVVQDYAVDMVLMNALSSAVADVPESDHAAAIMGMLEVPVMVLPGGKGYRKLKHLVFATDFTDRDPKVLQRIHNFARQAGARLSLVQVYTLADKPQLSAINQAMREVEAQLNSRKVSVRMLEEEDVLEGISDFAELKGADMLIMATQDSYLMQRLFSSAYLKTMAYHTQIPLLTYRQHKRKPCSGCCTNCKSKQNQPPQRLHLITPELA
- a CDS encoding sulfite exporter TauE/SafE family protein, whose translation is MIWAGFLFGLLGSFHCVGMCGPIAMALPFGRSSGWRYYTGRLLYNGGRLVTYSLLGALAGAFGQSLQMAGLQQVVSIVSGLLILFLIVAPAALKGKAGSFLGTDKAVTWVRQKLGHFFGRDNLGALFMVGLLNGLLPCGFVYIALAGAISAPGVPGAMLYMLLFGLGTFPLMFLVSLSGKFISLSLRGTFNRLVPYAGMAMAVLFILRGLSLGIPYVSPKITHTSHNTTEISCCTKPKQTAHN
- a CDS encoding FixH family protein, which encodes MNTKDKKNNFTLWPYAIVVCMVLFMAYIAMFVYKAMNQDVDLVSKDYYEKEIKFQDQIDRVKRTQALGDVMVEYNAREQTLLLQLPATYRGMNPSGTITLFRPSDDKLDKQIPLQLGRDQSQLLEVADMESGIWKVRVSFSADNEEYYTEKTIQIK